A window of Notolabrus celidotus isolate fNotCel1 chromosome 11, fNotCel1.pri, whole genome shotgun sequence contains these coding sequences:
- the mapk13 gene encoding mitogen-activated protein kinase 13 — MEAQAHFSREEINSTVWEVPEKYTRLKQIGTGAYGSVCSAINDKTKEKVAIKKLHRPFQSEIFAKRAYRELRLLKHMKHENVIGLLDVFTPATSLVDMQDFYLVMPYMFTDLSKVRAHLTEDKVQFLVYQMLCGLRYIHKAGIIHRDLKPGNLAVNQDCELKILDFGLARSTDAEMTGYVVTRWYRAPEVILNWMHYTQTVDIWSVGCIMAEMINGRTLFKGKDYMDQLTQILKVTGVPGPEFIQKLDSPEAKTYIKALPRYPRKDFSTLFPTASAKGIDLLEKMLVLDGDERLTAELTLEHPYFDGLRDQDDFPEPTPYDDSRDNATLSLEEWKRLCFREVKSFVPFPRRDSKRKNTLTMSP; from the exons ATGGAGGCTCAGGCACATTTCTCCCGAGAGGAAATCAACAGCACGGTGTGGGAAGTCCCGGAGAAATACACACGGCTCAAACAGATAGGAACCGGGGCGTACGGATCCGTGTG CTCAGCAATAAATGACAAGACTAAAGAGAAAGTGGCCATTAAGAAGCTCCACAGGCCCTTCCAGTCAGAGATCTTTGCTAAGAGGGCCTACCGGGAGCTCCGACTGCTCAAACACATGAAGCATGAGAAT GTGATCGGACTACTCGATGTGTTTACACCCGCCACAAGCCTCGTTGACATGCAGGACTT CTACCTGGTGATGCCTTACATGTTTACTGACCTATCAAAGGTGCGAGCACATCTCACAGAGGACAAAGTCCAGTTCCTCGTCTACCAGATGCTCTGTGGACTCAGG TACATTCACAAAGCTGGAATCATCCACAGG gaTCTGAAGCCTGGAAACTTGGCAGTGAACCAAGACTGTGAACTGAAG ATCCTGGACTTCGGGCTAGCTCGCAGCACAGACGCTGAGATGACGGGCTACGTGGTGACCCGTTGGTACCGGGCACCTGAGGTCATTCTGAACTGGATGCACTACACCCAAACAG TGGACATCTGGTCTGTGGGCTGCATCATGGCAGAGATGATCAATGGAAGAACGCTTTTCAAAGGCAAAGACT ACATGGATCAGCTGACTCAGATCCTGAAAGTGACGGGAGTACCGGGACCAGAGTTCATACAGAAGCTAGACAGTCCAGAG GCAAAAACGTATATTAAGGCCCTCCCTCGCTATCCCAGAAAAGACTTCTCTACATTGTTCCCCACAGCCAGTGCAAAAG GTATCGACCTGCTGGAGAAGATGCTGGTTCTGGACGGAGATGAGAGGCTGACAGCTGAACTGACTCTGGAGCACCCGTATTTCGATGGCCTGAGGGACCAAGACGACTTCCCTGAGCCCACACCGTACGATGACAGCCGTGACAATGCCACACTTTCCCTGGAGGAGTGGAAGC GGTTATGTTTCAGAGAGGTGAAAAGCTTTGTTCCATTCCCACGGAGGGACTCCAAGAGGAAAAACACTCTCACTATGTCTCCCTGA